One region of Mycteria americana isolate JAX WOST 10 ecotype Jacksonville Zoo and Gardens chromosome 17, USCA_MyAme_1.0, whole genome shotgun sequence genomic DNA includes:
- the LRRC8A gene encoding volume-regulated anion channel subunit LRRC8A: MIPVTELRYFADTQPAYRILKPWWDVFTDYISIVMLMIAVFGGTLQVTQDKMICLPCKWVTKDTCNDSVRGWTATTPERTYYNSSLVPSSDTGPTGIRYDLDRHQYNYVDAVCYENRLHWFAKYFPYLVLLHTLIFLACSNFWFKFPRTSSKLEHFVSILLKCFDSPWTTRALSETVVEESDTKPAFGKMNGSMDKKSSTVSEDVEATVPMLQRTKSRIEQGIVDRSETGVLDKKEGEQAKALFEKVKKFRTHVEEGDIVYRLYMRQTIIKVIKFILIICYTVYYVNNITFDVDCKVDIESLTGYRMYRCAHPLATLFKILASFYISLVIFYGLICMYTLWWMLRRSLKKYSFESIREESSYSDIPDVKNDFAFMLHLIDQYDPLYSKRFAVFLSEVSENKLRQLNLNNEWTLEKLRQRITKNSQDKLELHLFMLSGIPDTVFDLIELEVLKLELIPDVTIPPSIAQLTSLKELWLYHTAAKIEAPALAFLRENLKSLHIKFTDIKEIPLWIYSLKTLEELHLTGNLSAENNRYIVIDGLRELKRLKVLRLKSNLTKLPQVVTDVGVHLQKLSINNEGTKLIVLNSLKKMVNLTELELIRCDLERIPHSIFSLHNLQEIDLKDNNLKTIEEIISFQHLHRLTCLKLWYNHIAYIPMQIGNLTNLERLYLNRNKIEKIPTQLFYCRKLRYLDLSHNNLTSIPPDVGLLQNLQNLAVTANRIESLPPELFQCRKLRTLNLGNNVLQSLPSRVGELTNLSQIELRGNRLECLPVELGECPLLKRSGLVVEEDLFNTLPLEVKERLWRADKEQA, encoded by the exons ATGATTCCAGTCACTGAATTGCGCTACTTTGCTGACACTCAGCCAGCATACCGCATCCTGAAGCCATGGTGGGACGTCTTCACAGACTACATTTCCATAGTGATGCTGATGATTGCAGTGTTTGGAGGGACACTTCAGGTCACCCAAGACAAAATGATTTGTTTGCCCTGTAAATGGGTTACCAAAGACACTTGCAATGACTCAGTCAGAGGTTGGACAGCCACAACCCCAGAGCGTACCTACTATAATTCTAGTCTTGTTCCCTCTAGTGATACAGGGCCTACGGGGATCCGATATGATTTGGACCGGCACCAGTATAACTACGTGGATGCGGTGTGTTATGAGAACCGTCTTCACTGGTTTGCCAAGTATTTTCCTTATCTGGTGCTGCTACATACTCTCATCTTCCTGGCTTGTAGCAACTTCTGGTTCAAATTCCCAAGGACCAGCTCCAAGCTGGAGCATTTTGTATCTATTTTGCTTAAGTGTTTTGACTCTCCGTGGACAACGAGGGCATTATCTGAGACAGTGGTGGAAGAGAGTGATACCAAGCCAGCATTTGGGAAAATGAATGGCTCCATGGACAAGAAATCCTCCACAGTCAGTGAGGATGTGGAAGCCACTGTTCCCATGCTGCAGAGAACAAAGTCTCGAATTGAGCAAGGGATTGTGGACCGGTCCGAGACTGGTGTCTTGGACAAAAAGGAAGGTGAACAGGCCAAAGCACTctttgaaaaagtgaaaaagttcCGCACACATGTGGAAGAGGGAGATATAGTTTATCGCCTGTACATGAGACAGACCATCATCAAAGTGATCAAATTCATTCTGATCATCTGCTATACTGTTTACTATGTCAACAACATAACGTTTGATGTTGACTGTAAAGTGGACATTGAGAGCTTGACTGGCTACAGGATGTACCGCTGTGCTCATCCTTTGGCCACTCTCTTCAAAATCTTGGCGTCTTTCTACATCAGTTTGGTGATATTCTATGGCTTGATCTGCATGTACACGCTCTGGTGGATGCTGAGGCGATCACTCAAGAAATATTCCTTTGAGTCAATCCGGGAGGAGAGCAGTTACAGTGACATTCCTGATGTGAAAAATGACTTTGCTTTTATGCTCCATCTGATTGATCAGTATGACCCACTGTACTCCAAGCGCTTTGCTGTCTTTCTGTCAGAGGTGAGTGAGAACAAACTACGGCAGCTGAACCTCAACAATGAGTGGACTTTAGAGAAGCTGCGCCAGAGGATCACCAAGAACTCCCAGGATAAGCTGGAACTGCATCTTTTCATGTTGAGTGGCATTCCTGACACGGTCTTTGACCTCATTGAGTTGGAGGTCTTGAAGCTGGAGCTTATCCCCGATGTCACTATTCCCCCAAGCATTGCTCAGCTCACCAGCCTTAAGGAACTGTGGCTCTACCACACAGCTGCCAAAATTGAGGCTCCAGCCCTTGCCTTCTTAAGGGAGAATTTGAAATCTCTCCACATCAAGTTCACAGATATCAAGGAGATTCCTCTTTGGATTTATAGCCTGAAGACACTAGAGGAGCTTCATCTAACAGGGAATTTGAGTGCTGAAAACAACCGGTATATTGTGATAGATGGATTGAGAGAGCTGAAGAGGCTGAAGGTGTTAAGGTTGAAGAGTAACCTCACCAAGCTGCCACAGGTGGTGACAGATGTTGGTGTGCATCTTCAGAAGCTTTCCATCAACAATGAGGGCACCAAGCTCATTGTTCTCAACAGCCTTAAGAAAATGGTCAACTTGACAGAGCTTGAGCTGATCCGTTGTGACTTGGAACGCATTCCTCACTCTATCTTTAGCCTCCACAATCTGCAGGAGATAGACCTGAAGGACAATAACCTAAAGACCATTGAGGAAATCATCAGCTTCCAGCACTTACATCGTCTCACTTGCCTTAAATTGTGGTACAACCACATTGCCTACATCCCCATGCAAATAGGCAACCTAACCAATTTAGAACGCCTTTACCTGAATCGTAACAAGATAGAAAAGATCCCTACCCAGCTCTTCTATTGCCGAAAACTTCGGTACTTGGATCTCAGCCACAACAACCTGACTTCCATACCGCCAGATGTTGGACTTCTTCAAAACCTGCAGAACCTAGCTGTGACAGCCAACAGG attgaGAGTCTCCCACCAGAGCTGTTCCAGTGCCGGAAGCTGAGAACCTTGAACCTGGGAAACAATGTGCTGCAGTCACTTCCATCCCGGGTTGGAGAGCTGACAAATCTGTCGCAGATAGAGCTACGAGGGAACCGGTTGGAATGCCTGCCTGTGGAGCTGGGAGAATGTCCTCTGCTGAAACGCAGTGGGCTTGTGGTAGAGGAGGACCTGTTCAACACACTGCCCTTGGAAGTCAAAGAGCGGCTGTGGAGGGCAGACAAGGAGCAAGCTTGA
- the PHYHD1 gene encoding phytanoyl-CoA dioxygenase domain-containing protein 1 has translation MAFVTQHQIQKFRKEGFLVLEQFFTAEECDSMRNQIQRIVAEMEVPPHCRTEFSTKEEEQLQAQGSSDYFLTSGDKIRFFFEKGVLDERGNFLIPKEKSISKIGHALHAYDPVFKQITHSSKVQELGRKLGLERPVVVQSMYIFKQPGIGGEVTPHQDATFLHTEPLGRILGFWIALEDATLENGCLWFIPGSHTSGITRRMVRAASGTSTCVEFVGSEPAYDNSQFIPLPISKGGLILIHGEVVHKSELNSSESSRHAFTFHVMEAKDTSWSKENWLQPTPELPFPSLYA, from the exons ATGGCGTTTGTAACCCAGCATCAGATCCAAAAG TTCCGCAAAGAGGGCTTCCTTGTCCTGGAGCAGTTTTTCACCGCAGAGGAGTGtgacagcatgaggaaccagatTCAGAGAATCGTAGCGGAGATGGAAGTGCCACCGCACTGCCGCACCGAGTTCTCCACCAAGGaagaggagcagctccaggcGCAG GGTAGCTCGGATTATTTCCTAACCAGTGGAGACAAGATTAGATTCTTCTTTGAGAAAGGTGTTTTGGATGAGAGAG gtAACTTTCTAATTCCGAAGGAGAAATCCATCAGCAAGATTGGCCACG cTTTACATGCTTATGATCCTGTCTTCAAGCAAATCACCCACTCCTCCAAGGTGCAG GAATTGGGAAGAAAACTAGGCCTTGAGAGACCAGTAGTTGTGCAAAGCATGTATATCTTCAAG caaCCTGGCATTGGTGGTGAAG TGACCCCGCACCAGGATGCCACGTTCCTGCACACGGAGCCTCTGGGCAGAATCCTGGGGTTCTGGATTGCCCTGGAGGATGCCACGCTGGAGAACGGCTGCTTGTGGTTCATTCCTGGCTCTCACACCA GTGGAATTACCCGGAGAATGGTCCGTGCGGCTTCAGGTACCTCAACATGCGTAGAGTTTGTAGGGTCGGAGCCGGCCTATGACAACAGCCAGTTCATACCTCTGCCTATAagtaaag GTGGACTCATTCTCATCCACGGTGAAGTCGTCCATAAGAGCGAACTGAACAGCTCGGAGTCTTCTCGCCACGCGTTCACCTTCCATGTGATGGAAGCCAAGGACACCAGCTGGAGCAAAGAGAACTG GCTCCAGCCGACTCCCGAACTGCCTTTTCCATCGCTCTACGCTTGA
- the DOLK gene encoding dolichol kinase, giving the protein MLNKPVLVESLIVFIIVLCVHAVVWDRYSWCAVALAVQAFYVQFKWDRLLQLGGAVFQFRTAANSGLLPASMVIPLLGVAMKERCKSAGIVYFERFGIVVASTGMLVALFLSVIAVGITKPVPTNTCILTGVAGSIIIYTMKHSLTVSEVIEVLEVLLIFVYLSMILLYLLPRCFTPGEALLVLGGISFVLNQLIKRSLNVIEGRGDPIDFFLLVAVVGVVLLGLFFTVLFIFMDSGTWISSMFFHMMTAVLGLGVIMPWLYRLIQRNPLFWLLQFLFQTQTRVYLLVYWTFLAASACGVVFYQNAKRSSESKKHQASTITRKYFHFIVVATYVPGLIYDRQLLYVAAVLCLAVFIFLEYIRYFRIKPFGQTLRHLLSLFLDERDSGPLILTHIYLLLGMSLPVWLFPRSCAPKGTLSGAGALVPYSGVLAVGVGDTIASVFGSTMGEIKWPGTKKTFEGTITAIFAQIIAVALILIFDSSVNLNSSYAWILASVSLVSLLEAYTTQIDNLLLPLYLQIMFMA; this is encoded by the coding sequence ATGTTAAACAAGCCAGTGCTGGTGGAATCCCTGATTGTGTTCATCATCGTTCTCTGTGTGCACGCAGTGGTGTGGGACCGGTATTCCTGGTGCGCTGTCGCTCTCGCTGTCCAGGCTTTTTATGTCCAATTCAAATGGGACCGTCTGCTCCAACTGGGCGGGGCTGTATTCCAGTTCCGTACAGCAGCAAACAGTGGCCTCCTGCCAGCTAGCATGGTCATCCCCTTGTTGGGGGTAGCGATGAAGGAGAGGTGCAAGTCTGCTGGCATTGTGTACTTTGAACGTTTTGGCATAGTTGTAGCTTCCACTGGCATGCTGGttgctctctttctgtctgtaatAGCGGTTGGCATCACAAAACCCGTGCCAACCAACACTTGCATACTTACTGGTGTTGCGGGCAGTATAATTATCTATACCATGAAGCACTCTCTGACTGTTTCAGAAGTGATAGAGGTCCTAGAAGTGCTGCTAATTTTTGTCTACCTCAGTATGATCTTGCTGTACCTGTTGCCTCGATGTTTTACTCCTGGAGAAGCATTGCTAGTTCTCGGAGGCATAAGTTTTGTACTCAATCAGCTCATTAAACGCTCACTGAATGTAATCGAGGGCAGAGGTGATCCCATAGACTTTTTCCTTCTAGTAGCAGTTGTTGGAGTTGTTCTTCTTGGGCTTTTTTTCACTGTGCTCTTCATTTTCATGGATTCGGGTACGTGGATCTCCTCCATGTTTTTCCACATGATGACAGCAGTGCTAGGCTTAGGGGTCATCATGCCTTGGCTGTACCGACTGATCCAGAGGAACCCTTTGTTCTGGCTACTCCAGTTTCTGTTTCAGACACAGACAAGAGTTTACCTTCTTGTATATTGGACCTTTTTGGCTGCTTCAGCATGTGGTGTAGTTTTCTACCAGAACGCTAAGAGATCATCTGAATCTAAAAAACACCAGGCCTCGACTATAAccaggaaatatttccatttcattgttgTAGCTACTTATGTTCCTGGACTAATTTATGACCGCCAGCTTCTCTACGTTGCTGCAGTACTGTGTCTGGCAGTGTTTATCTTCTTAGAGTATATTCGGTACTTCAGGATCAAACCATTTGGCCAAACCCTTAGGCATTTACTGTCTCTCTTCTTGGATGAAAGAGACAGTGGACCTCTAATCCTGACTCATATTTATCTCCTCCTTGGCATGTCCCTCCCAGTATGGTTGTTCCCCAGATCTTGTGCTCCTAAAGGTACGTTGTCTGGGGCAGGAGCACTGGTCCCCTACTCTGGGGTACTGGCAGTAGGGGTAGGAGACACTATTGCCTCCGTTTTTGGTAGTACAATGGGGGAAATCAAATGGCCGGGAACAAAGAAGACCTTTGAAGGGACAATAACAGCTATTTTTGCTCAGATCATTGCTGTGGCTCTTATTCTGATCTTTGACAGCAGTGTGAATCTGAACTCCAGCTATGCCTGGATTCTGGCGTCTGTGAGTTTAGTTTCTCTTTTGGAAGCTTATACTACCCAAATTGATAATCTGTTGTTGCCTCTCTACCTCCAGATAATGTTTATGGCTTAG